The Pseudomonadota bacterium sequence CGGACACGCTTCATCGCGACTACCCGCTGCTGTTCTCGCCCCTGCGTATCGGCGACACGACCATCAAGAACCGCGCCATCATGGGATCGATGCACACGGGCCTCGAGGAGCAGGCGGACGGCAACCAGCGCCTCGCCGCCTTCTACGCGGAGCGTGCCCGCGCGGGCGTCGGGATGATCATCACCGGCGGGATCTCGCCCAATCGCGAGGGGATCTCCGGCTACGCCGAGTCCGGCGTCGAGGCCATGCTGGGCTCGCCGGAGGAGGCGCAGTGGCATCGCGTGATCACCGAGGAGGTGCATCGGGCCGCGCCGGATCTGAAGTTCATGCTGCAGATCCTCCACTGCGGTCCCTTGACGCGAAACGCCGATTGCGTCGGGCCTTCGGCGATCCGCTCGCCGATCAACCCGTTCACCCCGCGCGCGCTCGACGAGGCGGGCATCTGGCAGCAGATCGAAGACTTCGCCCGCTGCGCCGCCTACGCCGAGCAGGCGGGCTACGACGGCGTCGAGATCATCGGCTCCGCCGGCTACCTGATCTCTGCGTTCCTGGTCGAGAAGACCAACCAACGCCAGGATCCTTGGGGCGGCACCTACGAGCACCGTATGCGTTTCGCCATGGAGGTGGTTCGTGCCGTACGCCAGGCCGTCTCGGCCGACTTCCTCGTGGCCTTTCGCATCGCCGCGATGGACATGCTGCAGGGAGGCATGTCGTGGGAGGAGATCGTCGCCCTTGCGCAGGCCCTTGAGAGCCTTGGCGTCTCCATCATCTCCTCGCACTTCACCTGGCATGAGTCGGCGGTGCCGACGATCGCCACCATGGTGCCCCGGGCGGCCTTCACCCGCGTCACGCGGCGCTTGCGCGAGAACGTTCGCGTGCCCGTGATTACCTCCAATCGCATCAACATGCCCGAGGTGGCGGAAGCGGTACTCGCCAATGGGGATGCGGACCTGGTGTCGATGGCGCGACCGTTCCTGGCCGATCCCGAGCTGATCGCCAAGGCTCGTGAGGGCAGGCGAGATGAGATCAACACCTGCATCGCCTGCAATCAGGCGTGTCTGGACCACCAGCTGGACGGTCATGAGGAGGTGTCCTGCCTGGTCAATCCTCGCGCCTGCCACGAGACGTTGCTCGTGCTAGATCCGACCAACGCGCAGCGCAAGCTCGCGGTGGTCGGCGCCGGGCCGGCCGGTCTCG is a genomic window containing:
- a CDS encoding NADPH-dependent 2,4-dienoyl-CoA reductase encodes the protein MSTVASDTLHRDYPLLFSPLRIGDTTIKNRAIMGSMHTGLEEQADGNQRLAAFYAERARAGVGMIITGGISPNREGISGYAESGVEAMLGSPEEAQWHRVITEEVHRAAPDLKFMLQILHCGPLTRNADCVGPSAIRSPINPFTPRALDEAGIWQQIEDFARCAAYAEQAGYDGVEIIGSAGYLISAFLVEKTNQRQDPWGGTYEHRMRFAMEVVRAVRQAVSADFLVAFRIAAMDMLQGGMSWEEIVALAQALESLGVSIISSHFTWHESAVPTIATMVPRAAFTRVTRRLRENVRVPVITSNRINMPEVAEAVLANGDADLVSMARPFLADPELIAKAREGRRDEINTCIACNQACLDHQLDGHEEVSCLVNPRACHETLLVLDPTNAQRKLAVVGAGPAGLAFATLAAERGHEVDLYEGSDRIGGQFNLASRIPGKEEFNETLRYFQRRIELTGVKLFLRRRVDAEFLAAQGYDEVVLATGIEPRVPTIDGIDHPKVMSYVEAIRGARAIGQRVAIIGAGGIGFDVAELISHEGVSAALDIDKFAREWGIDFENHPRGGVTGIAPRVDRAAREVWLLQRKSSSPGKSLGKSTGWTKKILLKRRGVKMLTGVRYERIDDGGLHCTIEGERVTVPADTVIVCAGQLSVRELMDPVTAAGIKATLIGGAHEAAELDAERAIRQAAYLAAEI